A single genomic interval of Rubrivirga marina harbors:
- a CDS encoding type IV secretion system protein, which produces MLRHSLSGPPAVRSRRHVPGRGGPSPTSTRRVRSRTLAPLALLFLFALPAQEAKAQWAVVDPAHIAKSVWNGRKIVDQLRTNRDQLRAFTENLRRLARYNLRDVTGFVSAVDATLVSGSNVAYASASLVSDFDSFYRGADPTATATTTDAWLDDELDSALGTLRSIREHAVQIQAAQADLAEFQRQIRGADTAQRIAEVQGTVQAYQAQESQLLRQTALLQIDQEARTQAAVAARRAYVVDVGRRAAAQAAANSSGMGGVDYNTTGIF; this is translated from the coding sequence ATGCTCAGGCACTCTCTCTCCGGCCCCCCAGCGGTCCGGTCACGCCGCCACGTCCCCGGACGCGGCGGACCTTCCCCGACGAGCACGCGACGGGTCCGCTCCAGGACCCTCGCCCCGCTCGCCCTCCTCTTCCTGTTCGCCCTGCCCGCTCAGGAGGCGAAGGCGCAGTGGGCGGTCGTGGACCCGGCTCACATCGCCAAGAGCGTCTGGAACGGTCGGAAGATCGTCGACCAGCTCCGCACGAACCGCGACCAGCTCCGGGCCTTCACGGAGAACCTCCGGCGGCTCGCGCGCTACAACCTCCGCGACGTCACCGGGTTCGTCTCGGCCGTGGACGCCACGCTCGTCTCCGGCTCGAACGTGGCGTACGCCTCGGCCTCGCTCGTGAGCGACTTCGACTCGTTCTACCGGGGGGCCGACCCCACGGCCACCGCGACGACGACGGACGCCTGGCTCGACGACGAGCTCGACTCGGCCCTCGGGACGCTCCGCTCGATCCGCGAGCACGCCGTCCAGATCCAGGCGGCGCAGGCGGACCTGGCCGAGTTCCAACGCCAGATCCGGGGCGCCGACACGGCCCAACGGATCGCCGAGGTCCAGGGGACCGTCCAGGCCTACCAGGCCCAGGAGTCCCAGCTCCTCCGGCAGACGGCGCTCCTCCAGATCGACCAGGAGGCCCGGACGCAGGCGGCGGTCGCCGCCCGACGGGCCTACGTGGTCGACGTCGGTCGGAGGGCCGCCGCGCAGGCCGCCGCGAACTCTTCGGGCATGGGCGGAGTGGACTACAACACGACCGGGATCTTCTAG
- a CDS encoding helix-turn-helix domain-containing protein — MPGPTRSTGNVFEDLGFESEEAALLRVKSRLLSSLASFVAEFDTQADAAAALGVSRPRVSEIKNGHLDKFSTDNLIGLCYRAGLRVPDFDLVPAR, encoded by the coding sequence ATGCCCGGTCCCACCCGCTCCACCGGCAACGTGTTCGAGGACCTCGGCTTCGAGTCCGAGGAGGCCGCACTCCTCCGCGTCAAGAGCCGCCTGCTCTCGTCGCTCGCGTCGTTCGTGGCCGAGTTCGACACCCAGGCCGACGCCGCCGCGGCCCTCGGGGTCTCCCGGCCGCGCGTCTCCGAGATCAAGAACGGCCACCTCGACAAGTTCTCGACCGACAACCTCATCGGCCTCTGCTACCGGGCCGGGCTCCGCGTCCCCGACTTCGACCTCGTCCCGGCGAGGTGA
- a CDS encoding type II toxin-antitoxin system RelE/ParE family toxin, whose protein sequence is MSDSRKPLDFWADAREVLRGCPAPVRQRVGFALDEAQRGKTSGSAKPRNDVGKGVYAITTDRDSETYRTFYVARFAEAVYCFYVVHKKATTGKALPERQKKLAAARYREIVEWRASEGLR, encoded by the coding sequence GTGTCCGACTCCCGCAAGCCGCTCGATTTCTGGGCCGACGCCCGCGAGGTCCTCCGAGGCTGCCCGGCCCCCGTCCGCCAGCGGGTCGGGTTCGCGCTCGACGAGGCCCAGCGCGGCAAGACGTCCGGGAGCGCGAAGCCCCGGAACGACGTCGGGAAGGGCGTCTACGCCATCACCACGGACCGCGACTCCGAGACCTACCGGACGTTCTACGTCGCCCGCTTCGCCGAGGCCGTCTACTGCTTCTACGTCGTCCACAAGAAGGCGACGACGGGGAAGGCCCTCCCCGAGCGTCAGAAGAAGCTGGCGGCGGCCCGGTACCGAGAGATCGTCGAGTGGCGGGCGTCCGAGGGCCTCCGCTGA
- a CDS encoding TrbC/VirB2 family protein, translating to MNSLSPSTSGAARFLARVPVRLLGLFALTVLMAAEASASGGAAMPWDGPLQTLADALTGNTVRLVAVIAIAMGGIIWAFTRNEEGAKRIGQAVLGLGIAIGATTFAATLGISGASF from the coding sequence ATGAACTCACTCTCTCCCTCCACGTCCGGGGCTGCCCGGTTCCTCGCCCGCGTCCCGGTCCGCCTCCTCGGCCTGTTCGCGCTCACCGTCCTCATGGCCGCCGAGGCCTCGGCCTCCGGCGGCGCGGCCATGCCGTGGGACGGCCCGCTCCAGACCCTCGCCGACGCGCTCACCGGCAACACGGTCCGCCTCGTGGCCGTGATCGCCATCGCGATGGGCGGCATCATCTGGGCCTTCACGCGGAACGAGGAGGGCGCCAAGCGGATCGGCCAGGCCGTCCTCGGGCTTGGCATCGCGATCGGCGCGACGACGTTCGCGGCCACGCTCGGGATCTCCGGGGCCTCCTTCTAG
- a CDS encoding VirB3 family type IV secretion system protein gives MLSPQTRRRDRADGLQAAERLPERPVHQSLVRVPRFAGVDRSFLILEVTLVVCLVYLLGLSVGSGLVVLAVVAGVHPLMVKLSDVDELLPQFAARTLTQADAYDPLPPASTGSRKPTPSVPSR, from the coding sequence ATGTTGTCCCCCCAGACACGCCGCCGCGACCGCGCGGACGGGCTCCAGGCCGCCGAGCGGCTCCCCGAGCGCCCGGTCCACCAGTCGCTCGTCCGCGTCCCCCGGTTCGCCGGCGTCGACCGCTCGTTCCTCATCCTCGAGGTCACGCTCGTCGTCTGCCTCGTGTACCTCCTGGGCCTCTCGGTCGGCTCAGGACTCGTCGTCCTCGCCGTCGTGGCCGGGGTCCACCCGCTCATGGTCAAGCTCTCGGACGTGGACGAGCTGCTCCCCCAGTTCGCCGCGCGGACGCTCACGCAGGCCGACGCCTACGACCCGCTCCCCCCCGCCTCGACAGGCTCGCGGAAGCCGACCCCGTCGGTCCCTAGCCGATAA